From the genome of Candidatus Saccharimonadales bacterium, one region includes:
- a CDS encoding PadR family transcriptional regulator, whose protein sequence is MINNKLSSDLLRGHTDTIILKLLLSSDKYGYEITKLVQEHSKGLYELKEATMYSSLKRLENNGHIVSYWGDESQGGRRKYYRMTASGRDVYQDNKRNWIFSKEVLEKLL, encoded by the coding sequence ATGATAAATAATAAATTATCATCAGATCTGCTTCGTGGACATACGGATACGATTATCTTGAAGCTCCTTTTGAGCAGTGATAAGTATGGGTATGAAATAACGAAACTCGTACAAGAACATTCGAAAGGGCTTTATGAGCTAAAAGAAGCCACAATGTACTCAAGCCTTAAACGCCTCGAGAATAATGGTCACATCGTCTCCTATTGGGGTGATGAAAGTCAGGGTGGTAGGCGAAAGTATTACCGTATGACAGCAAGCGGTCGCGATGTATACCAAGACAATAAACGGAACTGGATTTTTTCGAAGGAAGTTCTAGAAAAATTATTATAA